The following nucleotide sequence is from Leptolyngbya sp. SIO1E4.
CAGCAACGTAATCTGATCCTGCATATAAAAACCAGCAACATCGGTTGTGTTTAAACTATCGTCATTTACGTCTTCAGTATTAAAGTTCTGGTCGAAAACTGGGTCAAAAATATCTACGGATGCAACAGGCAGTCCAAAGCCTGAGACGGAATCAATATCAAAACGACTGAGGCTAAATCCAAACACAACCTCATGTTCAATTGTGCCTGTGGTAAACCTGCCCAACAGATTTGTATCAACTAGATAATAGTTAAAGGACCTGTCGGTAAAGAAGCCTTCTCGGTTAAGCGTGCGATTGTCTGCATCCAGGGTCGTGGCGAAAATAACTTTAAGCTCATCAAAAGCGAAGTTATAACGAAACGCATTACGGAGCTCCCAGTCATCGTTAAACTGATATTCAAATTGATAGCCTACCCTCCCGTTGATGATGTTTGAAGGATCATCGAAAGGACCAGCAGGGTTAAAGCCAAATGGAATTTCACCATTGGGGTTAGGTAGCAATGTTCCTACGACTGGTACAGGGCTTGCATTGTTACGTTCTACGATATGGACATCCCCTTCCACAATGAGACTGGCTCGGTCGCCGATTTGGAAGCTTAAGCTGGGGGCAATACCGATATTTTCTGCTGACGCAAAGTCTACAGGACTGTCATAATTCCGATAACCAACAATCAGCCGACCCAAAGCAGACTCAGAAGGGTTGAGTGGCCCAGAGACGTCAATAGTCCCCTGATAAAAGCCATCATTCCCCACACTGGCTTCAACTTCATAAAATGGGTCGCTTAATGGACGGCGAGTGACATAGTTAATGAGCGCACCAACAGAACCATTGCCACCATCTCCATAGAGGGCGGAGGCTGGCCCCCGTATGACTTCAACGCGTTCAACATTGAAGAAATTGCCATCAGACGTGATTTGCCGATCTGGTAAACCATTGACGAGTGCGTCATATTGCTCAAAGCCACGAGCAGTAAAGTAATCTCTTGTGTTTGCTGCACCGAGTCCTTGTGCGACTAAACCAGGCACATTCTCTAAGGCTTGGGTGATGTTGCGCGACCCAGTATCGCGGATAACTGCTCGCGGGACAATTTGAATGGATTGAGGAATATCTCGTAGTGGCGTGTCCGTTCGGGTTCCTACGCTTGTACTTCGTGGGTTATATCCTTCATCCTCTTCCCCCGTCACCACCACCTGAATCGCGTCCTCCTCTGCGTCAGCGACCGCCTCTCCCAACGTCACCGCTAACCCCGTCGCCGTCACCTCCCCGACTGGCGGTGCATCGGTGCCCGTAATCGCCACCCGTACCTGATCACCCGGCTCATTCGTCACTTGCACCAGCGCAATGCCCGCTGCTGGCTCAAACTGCTCAAATGAGTCTCCCTCTGGCAATGCCAACACCGCATTGGGAATGTCCGCCACCAGCGCATTGCCCACCGTCTGGGTGGTTGGGGTCGCCAGTTCGCCCTCGGCAGTTTCCAGCACGATTTGTAGGCCGGTTGCCGTTTCCTCAATCTGTACCCCAGTAATCTGCACCAGGGAGGCTTCGATTTGGGCCAGCCATTCTTCAACAGTGGTTGCAGGCTGAGGAGTTGACATATGAGTGGGTAGATGGGTAGATGGGTGGATGGGCAGGTGGGTTATCGAGTCAAGGGGTTGCGCGGACACGTGTCCAATCTCCTGCGCCTCCACTTCCCAACTCGCTTGAGCCGCCACGGGTAGAGTGCCTATTGAGATCCCTCCTCCTGCTACACTCAATGCCACTGCCCACCGCACCGAGACCCAAAGCTTCATCATGACCGTATCGCCCTCACACCTAATCACATCCTTCAATTGCGAAGGATTCCTATTTATTAGGAGTGAGCATAAGGGCAGGGTAATATTGCGATCCACTCCGATGCTTCACAATCACCCCAAGACTTCGCTTTCGGCTAAAAAAAACAAAAAATCAGGGTTGATGATGAATCGAACCGCGCATGCATTCGCGAGGAGTCATGCCAAACTGACGCTTAAATACAGCCGCAAACTGGGCTGGGTTGGCATAGCCCACCTGATTAGCCACCTCTGCCACCGTGCAGTCTGGCTGCCGCAGTAGTCGTTCAGCCTGTTCCATGCGACAGCGGGTTAAATAAGCAAACGGAGTGACCCCGAAAACTGTCCAAAATCCTTTGTTTAGAGTGGTTAGTCCAATACCGATCCGCTGCGCTAGCTCGGTGTTAGAAGGCGGATTTTCGAGGTGCGATCGCAATATCTCTGCTGCATAGTGAATCCGAGCAGCCGTGTCAGCCTTGAGCAAACCCGATAGAGCAGTCGTTTTCTCATTAGAAATCCCATCAAGCTGTAGCGCCATCAGCTCAAATACTTTGCTTTGCAAATACAGTCGTTTAGTCGTTCCCATAAATGGGCAGTCGATTATCTGCTGTACCACTGCCCGCATGGCTCTCGTGACCTTTGGCGAAAAGACCTGCTGCCAGTCATCCCCTTGCACCAGCGGCTGAAATTCAGGCAGCAGTTCTACGGTTGGTGTTGCAAATAGCTGTCTCAGCAGGTGCGGCTGCAGGTGAATATCTACCCCTGTTAAGGGTTGATTGGCCAGATAACAGTTGGTTACAGCAGGTTGAATCCCGCTGCCACCGACATAGCTATAGTTTGAATCTTGATAGAGAAAACTGCCGCTGTCTACAGTTCCCGACAGATGCACCATAAACTGTACTGGATGTGGGTTCTCAACGCCTCGATAGATGAATCCGTCGGAGTAAGTTTCGTGAAAGATGGCAAGATCTAAACCTGAACACAGCTCAATTTCACGACAATAGCCACAGCCCAACTGCGACGGCATCGTATAGATGGTTTCCAGATCGTCAGCTGATGTAGCCGGAGGACAGTGATGCTCAGCTTCGGCATAAATGTTATCGAATTCTGTAGCTGTCAAATCTAGACTCATAGCAGATGACAAGGCTGAGGTTTAATGAAAATTAATCTCAATAATCTCTAACAGCCTCTGAAAAGTCAAGGTGTGCAAGGGGTATGGACAATCGCCGCTTCTGTTTCGTTATCCACAACAGACGTAGCTTCATTGAGTATCAGAATGGGTGGATCTTTGAAGACGGCGCGGGCGATCGCAATCCGCTGCCGCTGTCCCCCAGAAAGTTTTTGTCCACGCTCGTTCACAATCGTGTCGTAGCACTGGGGAAGCCGCTCGATAAAGTCATGAGCCTCAGCCGATTTCGCCACCTCAATAATCTGCTCAGTGGGCGAACGCGATTTTTGTTGTTTGATGAGGCGGATGTGCTGTTTGGCAAGCGATCGCCAGTGCGGGATGCCATGATCGCTACGCGAATATTGAGACGAGTTATCGGCTGCAGATAATGGAGAAGTACAAGGGGGTGGGGCATTGCTGAAATGAGGGATGAATCATTCAGCGATTGGATTTTCGAGAGGGCATCGGGAGGTCACCAAACTTGAGGGAGTGAATCACCAGCCGCAGTGAATGCTTCAGCATCTCTAGTGATTTCGAGTAACACAACGTCTTACGGTGGAGACGAGCGAGGTAATGCCGCAATCGCGTATTTTCACCCTCCACCCGGGTCATATAGGTCTTACTCACGATTTGGTCACCTTCTGGGATGTAACTGGGGTAGACCTTCCAGCCATCAGTCACGGAGAAAAAGCACCGCCATACCCTGACCATCGCCCATAACGGTTCAAAGGTTTGCCCACTGCGGTCACCGACGACCCACCCGAGGATACCGGGCCGGAAGTGGTCGACGACGGTCCAAATCCAGAGTTTGTTTTTTTGCCCCGACAAAGGTCTGGAGTTCATCCAGTTCTACCACTTCAGGGACCCCTTCTGGGTCGTAGGCATCGGGCAGCAACTCCCCACTCTGTTTGACCCAATGGATGACTGTGGTGTGATGCACACCACTCACCCGTTCAATTGCCCGAAAGCCCAGCCCATTTGTATACAGCTTCAAACATTGACGGCGCACCTCATCGCTGTAGCCGAACTCGGTTTGGGGGTTCGCGACAAACTGACGTCGACAATCCACGCACAGGTGATTTTGTTGGCCACGTCGATGCCCATTTTTGCGAATATGCTCAGAACCGCACTCAGGACATTGCATCGGCATCTCCGGAGATTTTTCCATCCCTCAATTATGCAACGCCGGGGGTGGCAACTTTGACGACGAATAGCGCAGCAATGTGGATGAAGCGTTTGTGGGGTGGCTGCGCTTTATTAGCACCAACCTGGTTGCGGCTTCTCAGTCTTAAATAGCTTACAACCAGTGTCAGCCTAGTTTAGACGTCAACGATCGCTGCCATCAAATCATGCAGCGTAATTTGTAAATCAGGGAATGTGGCTGATTGGATCGTTTGATTGATCCAGTATCGTTGCCTAGAATAGCGATCGCCATCCAAGTTACAAACCGTCACGGCTGGCTGCTTGGGGGTTCCAATATAATCGACGCCACCTAAGCCGCGATAATCAACAATCCAATATTCGGATACTTCTAACAATGCATATTCATCAATCTTGCGGGCATAGTCATCTTGCCAGTTGGTACTCACAATCTCGGCAATGAAGCGGATAGCCTGGCCACTGCTAATAATCGGCTCCCGCTGCCATAGGGGTTCATTCTGGAGAGCCAAGCAATCCAAGATAATGATATCCGGCCTCAAGGCTGTGGCTTCGACTGCTGGTGGTTTGATCAAGCAACTTTTAGGAATAACCCACTTCTGAGGCAATCTGAGGATTTCAGCCGCCAGGTAGGCAGTGAGTTGATCGGCGATCGCCTCATGTGGCCCAGTGGGTTCCAAGTCCCGCAACTCCCCATCAATCAATTTATAGCGAGGATCATCGCCATATTGGGCAACAAACTCTTCAAAGGTCAGCGGTTTTGTCAGTGCTGAGATCACTAGCCAGACCCTCGTAATTTGGCTTTTGTTGTCGCTGATCCTTATTTTAGACAAGCAACAAAGCGTGGTTCCAGCAAGGTCGCATAATAGAAATGGTCAGTTGGTTTAATTTCTTACCATCAACCTCCTTAAGGGAAAGCCATACCCCTAGCTGGAACCAAACTATCTACAAATATTTGCAAAGATACCGTTGTTCTGGTGCTCTCTAGGTTAGGGGCAAGCAGTTATAGTTCTCAGCATCCGACTTGGAC
It contains:
- a CDS encoding IS1 family transposase (programmed frameshift), which codes for MQCPECGSEHIRKNGHRRGQQNHLCVDCRRQFVANPQTEFGYSDEVRRQCLKLYTNGLGFRAIERVSGVHHTTVIHWVKQSGELLPDAYDPEGVPEVVELDELQTFVGAKKNKLWIWTVVDHFRPGILGWVVGDRSGQTFEPLWAMVRVWRCFFSVTDGWKVYPSYIPEGDQIVSKTYMTRVEGENTRLRHYLARLHRKTLCYSKSLEMLKHSLRLVIHSLKFGDLPMPSRKSNR
- a CDS encoding TonB-dependent siderophore receptor encodes the protein MMKLWVSVRWAVALSVAGGGISIGTLPVAAQASWEVEAQEIGHVSAQPLDSITHLPIHPSTHLPTHMSTPQPATTVEEWLAQIEASLVQITGVQIEETATGLQIVLETAEGELATPTTQTVGNALVADIPNAVLALPEGDSFEQFEPAAGIALVQVTNEPGDQVRVAITGTDAPPVGEVTATGLAVTLGEAVADAEEDAIQVVVTGEEDEGYNPRSTSVGTRTDTPLRDIPQSIQIVPRAVIRDTGSRNITQALENVPGLVAQGLGAANTRDYFTARGFEQYDALVNGLPDRQITSDGNFFNVERVEVIRGPASALYGDGGNGSVGALINYVTRRPLSDPFYEVEASVGNDGFYQGTIDVSGPLNPSESALGRLIVGYRNYDSPVDFASAENIGIAPSLSFQIGDRASLIVEGDVHIVERNNASPVPVVGTLLPNPNGEIPFGFNPAGPFDDPSNIINGRVGYQFEYQFNDDWELRNAFRYNFAFDELKVIFATTLDADNRTLNREGFFTDRSFNYYLVDTNLLGRFTTGTIEHEVVFGFSLSRFDIDSVSGFGLPVASVDIFDPVFDQNFNTEDVNDDSLNTTDVAGFYMQDQITLLPNLRLLLGGRLDFSENRNIDRLADTESSQSDTAFSPRVGIVYQPIEPISLYASYGRSFNPLIGRSFSGEALEPERGTQYEIGIKADVTDQLSANLALYDLTRTNVTTSDPVNPGFSVQSGEQRSRGVELDISGEILPGWNIIAGYAYTDARIVEDNDIPEGNRLFNAPEHAFNLWTTYRIQEGAAQGLGFGLGLYYIGERPIDNANTVDLPSFFRTDAAIFYEREQFQAALNVRNLFDVENYVSNFGSSDFVHIGTPFTIQGSLSWQF
- a CDS encoding Uma2 family endonuclease, with the protein product MISALTKPLTFEEFVAQYGDDPRYKLIDGELRDLEPTGPHEAIADQLTAYLAAEILRLPQKWVIPKSCLIKPPAVEATALRPDIIILDCLALQNEPLWQREPIISSGQAIRFIAEIVSTNWQDDYARKIDEYALLEVSEYWIVDYRGLGGVDYIGTPKQPAVTVCNLDGDRYSRQRYWINQTIQSATFPDLQITLHDLMAAIVDV
- a CDS encoding helix-turn-helix transcriptional regulator, with protein sequence MSLDLTATEFDNIYAEAEHHCPPATSADDLETIYTMPSQLGCGYCREIELCSGLDLAIFHETYSDGFIYRGVENPHPVQFMVHLSGTVDSGSFLYQDSNYSYVGGSGIQPAVTNCYLANQPLTGVDIHLQPHLLRQLFATPTVELLPEFQPLVQGDDWQQVFSPKVTRAMRAVVQQIIDCPFMGTTKRLYLQSKVFELMALQLDGISNEKTTALSGLLKADTAARIHYAAEILRSHLENPPSNTELAQRIGIGLTTLNKGFWTVFGVTPFAYLTRCRMEQAERLLRQPDCTVAEVANQVGYANPAQFAAVFKRQFGMTPRECMRGSIHHQP